A region of the Pseudorasbora parva isolate DD20220531a chromosome 18, ASM2467924v1, whole genome shotgun sequence genome:
CAGTATACAACTGTATGTACTTTAGATAATGAGGAATCCCCAACACACAGCATAAGTTGCACTttgaggatatatatatatatttttgttttactgtTGTTTTCTACTATATTTCCTCGACCAGGTCAGGATCTGTATGCTTGCATATCAGCACAATGAACACCAGTGGGCCTGTGGAATATTTCATCCTCGATGGACTGAAGGAAAGATATGTGATTCCCATTTTCTTCGCTGTCTATGTTTTTGTCCTGAGTGGAAATGGCATGATCATTTACCTTGTTAGAACCGACCCCAAGCTCAACACTCCTATGTATTTTTTCCTTCATAATTTGTCCTTTTCTGATATTGTGTACACGTCAGTGACCATTCCCAAAATGATGGCAGTGTTCCTGACTGAGGTCAAAACTATCTCCAAAACAGGATGCATTATACAGATGTACCTTTTTCTCTCAACTGGAGTGACAGGACGTGCTTTGCTGACTGTGATGGCATTTGATCGGTACGTAGCGATCTGTAACCCCCTGATGTACACAACTATCATGACCAGACGGCTCCGTATTCTATTGATTTTTGCTTCATGGGGTTTTGGGGTCATTATAGTGCTGCCACCAGCTATTTGGGCATCTCTGCTGCCTTACTGCGGGCCTAATGTTGTTAGGCACATGTTCTGTGATCATTCCTCTCTAGTGAGCCTTGCCTGTGTAGACACCACCAGGAATGGTATTTTGTCCCTAACAAATGCTCTCATTGCAATTATcagtacatttattttcatcTTAATTTCGTATGTCTGTATTGGCAAAGCTATGAGTAAAATGAGCAAGGCACAGAAGCTCAAAGTTGCGGCCACTTGTGTGTCCCACCTGGCAGTGGTGTGTATCTCATATATTTCAGCCAGCTTTGTGTATATCTCATATCGAGTAGCTAGATTTGACCCAGATGTTCGTATAGTCATCGCTGTGCTGTACTCTGTGCTCACACCCCTGTTGAACCCCATCATTTACAGCTTGAGGAATAAAGAACTGCAAGATGCAATGAAAAGAGCGTTTTGTAGATGCACTATTGCTTCTAAAACCTCCAGGAAAACAGTTCCTTCTGTTGCTTAGAATTTCCATAAATCTGTTCATTGTGAAAACAATTTCATGTAATccattaaaacaaatgaatatgTGTGGAACAAGCAAAGTTCAATTAGTTACAATGTGTGAGACAGAAGCTAATTGAATTTattgataaatatataaaactggtTATTGTGTATTTAAAACATGCAGTTAATTATTACAATGACATAAATCTCACTCTTGTTTCATTTAGTTAATACAGACTGAATCATACTTTTGAATGAATTCTAATTAGGTGTATAAAGTCATTTTCCACTTTTGAAAAAAACCTTGTACATTACTTTTTTGGACTAAACAAACTCTTTTCAagcattatatgaaaaaacagtaatactttAGTAATGTCGTAATGTAAGTGAGTTGACAGTTGAATATCAAACAACGCTGTAGTCTATTTTCCCCCCACTGAATGTGCCTGGGTTACCAGAGCACATTTAGGTTGTAAAttcaaattttaataaaaaggttttaattattattcattaataTTTTCTATTGTTGTCATAAATAGTTGCAGCAAGGATGAGTAGATATAGGAT
Encoded here:
- the LOC137046686 gene encoding olfactory receptor 6N2-like; amino-acid sequence: MNTSGPVEYFILDGLKERYVIPIFFAVYVFVLSGNGMIIYLVRTDPKLNTPMYFFLHNLSFSDIVYTSVTIPKMMAVFLTEVKTISKTGCIIQMYLFLSTGVTGRALLTVMAFDRYVAICNPLMYTTIMTRRLRILLIFASWGFGVIIVLPPAIWASLLPYCGPNVVRHMFCDHSSLVSLACVDTTRNGILSLTNALIAIISTFIFILISYVCIGKAMSKMSKAQKLKVAATCVSHLAVVCISYISASFVYISYRVARFDPDVRIVIAVLYSVLTPLLNPIIYSLRNKELQDAMKRAFCRCTIASKTSRKTVPSVA